The following are from one region of the Candidatus Hydrogenedentota bacterium genome:
- a CDS encoding DUF433 domain-containing protein translates to MNWQERISVNPAVCHGKPCIKGTRIMVTVVLDNLADGESPEEIVKSYPPLTLEDVRAAIGYAAELARDQVLIPIS, encoded by the coding sequence ATGAATTGGCAAGAACGAATCAGTGTAAACCCGGCGGTCTGCCACGGAAAACCCTGCATTAAGGGGACCCGAATCATGGTGACGGTCGTGTTGGACAATCTTGCGGATGGGGAGTCGCCCGAGGAAATCGTAAAGTCATATCCCCCATTGACACTGGAGGATGTTCGTGCCGCTATCGGCTATGCCGCGGAATTGGCCCGTGATCAAGTGCTTATTCCTATCAGCTAA
- a CDS encoding DUF5615 family PIN-like protein: MDLKLDENLPIEAAVLLRSEFHDVMTVGQEGLSGAIDSDILRVCAAEGRTLFACDRDFENTKRYPSTESVGIVVLRVGPGKESVLATIRGILPFFYEANIQGQTWIVGETSLRIR, from the coding sequence GTGGACCTCAAACTCGACGAGAATCTGCCTATCGAAGCTGCGGTGCTGTTGCGTTCCGAATTCCACGATGTCATGACGGTCGGCCAAGAGGGGTTGTCCGGCGCAATTGACTCGGACATCCTGCGGGTATGTGCCGCGGAGGGGCGCACCTTATTTGCGTGCGACCGCGATTTTGAGAACACGAAACGTTATCCTTCCACCGAGTCTGTTGGAATCGTTGTGTTGCGCGTGGGGCCGGGCAAGGAAAGCGTCTTAGCCACGATCCGGGGAATTCTTCCATTTTTTTATGAAGCGAACATTCAGGGGCAAACTTGGATAGTTGGCGAAACGAGTCTTCGCATTCGGTGA
- a CDS encoding diphosphate--fructose-6-phosphate 1-phosphotransferase, producing the protein MSAKNVIVAQSGGPSPVINSSLRGIIDTCKMFPDKFGKIYAGWHGIEGVLKEELLDISAQPEEEIALLRYTPAAGSIGTCRYKLKAKQTEDFARVIDVMKAHNIGYFFYTGGNDSMDTCHKVSVLAHEKGLDLVAVGVPKTIDNDVGDSEFKLIDHTPGYGSVARYWMAAVQNANEENGGSCPADPVLVLQAMGRKIGYIPAAARLADPKREMPLQIYMAESGVSAEEMCDLINDQLKKDGRCIVVVSEGFELGVEGGEALDSFGHKVYGSAKMSVQAQVVAMLNDRGLPVPGAARGQVSGTDQRMTAAYASIVDLDEAYKVGQKAALIAESGENGWMATILRQSGVIYNVTYDKVPLEKVANSERTFPKEWIAPNKIDVTDDFVRYAKPLIGEDWASVPVVNGRQRFTQFKPFFAEKKLPAYDLQALRK; encoded by the coding sequence ATGAGTGCAAAAAACGTCATTGTGGCCCAGTCGGGTGGGCCGAGTCCGGTTATCAACAGTTCGCTGCGGGGGATTATCGATACGTGCAAGATGTTCCCGGACAAGTTTGGGAAGATTTATGCGGGATGGCATGGAATCGAGGGCGTCTTAAAGGAGGAGTTGCTCGATATCTCCGCGCAGCCTGAGGAAGAGATCGCGTTGTTGCGGTACACGCCCGCGGCAGGGTCCATTGGCACGTGCCGGTACAAGTTGAAAGCGAAGCAGACAGAGGACTTCGCGCGCGTCATCGACGTCATGAAGGCGCACAACATTGGCTATTTTTTCTATACCGGCGGCAACGACTCGATGGATACCTGCCACAAGGTGTCGGTGCTTGCTCATGAGAAGGGACTCGACCTCGTTGCGGTCGGGGTGCCAAAGACGATCGACAATGACGTCGGCGATTCCGAGTTCAAGCTGATTGACCACACGCCGGGTTACGGCAGCGTAGCGCGGTATTGGATGGCGGCCGTGCAAAATGCGAATGAGGAAAACGGCGGGTCGTGTCCGGCTGATCCCGTTCTCGTGTTGCAGGCTATGGGGCGCAAGATCGGATACATACCCGCCGCGGCGCGCCTGGCCGATCCGAAACGCGAGATGCCACTGCAAATTTATATGGCGGAGTCCGGCGTGTCTGCCGAGGAAATGTGCGATCTCATTAATGATCAGTTGAAAAAGGACGGACGCTGCATCGTCGTCGTGAGCGAAGGTTTCGAACTGGGTGTTGAAGGCGGCGAGGCGCTCGATAGTTTTGGGCACAAAGTATATGGGTCTGCAAAAATGAGCGTGCAGGCGCAGGTCGTCGCGATGCTCAATGACAGGGGCTTGCCAGTGCCCGGCGCAGCGCGCGGGCAGGTATCCGGTACTGACCAGCGCATGACCGCGGCGTACGCATCGATTGTCGATCTCGATGAGGCTTACAAGGTGGGCCAGAAGGCGGCGCTCATTGCGGAGTCGGGCGAAAACGGCTGGATGGCGACAATCCTGCGTCAATCGGGTGTGATCTACAACGTCACGTACGACAAGGTGCCGCTCGAAAAGGTCGCGAACTCCGAACGCACGTTTCCCAAAGAGTGGATCGCGCCGAACAAGATCGACGTCACCGACGACTTCGTACGCTATGCAAAACCCCTCATCGGCGAGGACTGGGCCAGCGTCCCTGTCGTAAACGGCCGGCAACGTTTTACTCAGTTCAAGCCGTTTTTCGCGGAGAAGAAACTGCCAGCGTACGATTTGCAGGCCCTCAGAAAGTAA
- a CDS encoding BrnT family toxin — MEPLFAWNPSKATSNLAKHGVDFSEAAGVFRDRLSITVPDPMHSDREQRFITIGVSTRRRLLVVVHTDDRDRIRIISARRATRLERKRYEESS, encoded by the coding sequence ATGGAGCCGTTGTTCGCATGGAACCCGTCCAAGGCGACGTCGAACCTGGCAAAACATGGCGTGGATTTTTCCGAGGCGGCGGGTGTCTTTCGTGATAGGCTATCGATTACGGTTCCGGACCCGATGCATTCGGATCGCGAGCAACGATTCATTACAATAGGTGTATCGACGCGGCGGCGGTTGCTCGTTGTCGTGCATACGGATGATAGAGATCGGATTCGGATTATTAGCGCGCGGCGCGCAACACGGCTCGAAAGAAAGCGATATGAGGAAAGCAGCTAA
- the gnd gene encoding decarboxylating NADP(+)-dependent phosphogluconate dehydrogenase — protein MSQADIGLIGLAVMGENLVLNMESKGFTVAVFNRTVSKVDDFINGRGKGKKFIGCHSIEEFCKSLKRPRKVMMLVKAGKAVDDFIELLLPHLEPGDIIMDGGNSHFPDTIRRVEHVESKGLLYIGTGVSGGEEGALKGPSIMPGGSPAAWEHVKPIFQSIAAKTDKGEPCCDWVGEGGAGHFVKMVHNGIEYGDMQMICETYHLMHHGLGMHNDEMHAVFAEWNKGELDSYLIEITRDILAHKEDGHYTVDIILDTAGQKGTGKWTVVEALDHGQPLTLISEAVFARCISAIKEERVAAAKILHPHIAQFAGDKAAFVEDLKYALYASKIVSYAQGYQLMRAAAKEYGWNLNYGGIALMWRGGCIIRSAFLGKIKEAFDKNPGLVNLLLDPFFTDAVTKAQPSWRRVVSTAVNVGIPVPAMSSALSYFDAYRTGRLPANLLQAQRDYFGAHTYERVDKPRGEFYHTNWTGRGGTTSATTYVV, from the coding sequence ATGTCGCAAGCGGATATTGGTCTGATTGGGTTGGCGGTGATGGGGGAGAACCTCGTGCTCAACATGGAGAGCAAGGGGTTCACGGTGGCTGTGTTCAACCGCACTGTGTCGAAAGTCGATGACTTCATTAATGGCCGCGGCAAAGGCAAGAAGTTTATTGGGTGCCACAGCATCGAAGAGTTCTGCAAAAGCCTCAAGCGCCCGCGAAAGGTGATGATGCTCGTGAAGGCGGGCAAGGCGGTCGACGACTTCATCGAGCTTCTGCTGCCGCATCTCGAACCCGGCGACATTATCATGGATGGCGGCAACTCGCATTTCCCCGACACGATTCGCCGCGTCGAGCACGTCGAAAGCAAGGGGCTGCTCTACATCGGAACCGGCGTTTCCGGCGGCGAGGAAGGCGCGTTGAAGGGACCGTCGATCATGCCGGGGGGATCGCCCGCGGCGTGGGAGCACGTGAAGCCAATCTTCCAGAGCATCGCAGCGAAAACCGACAAGGGCGAGCCCTGCTGCGACTGGGTCGGCGAAGGCGGCGCCGGCCACTTCGTGAAGATGGTGCACAACGGCATCGAGTACGGCGACATGCAGATGATCTGCGAGACGTATCATCTCATGCACCACGGCCTCGGTATGCACAACGACGAAATGCACGCCGTGTTCGCGGAATGGAACAAAGGCGAGCTCGACTCCTACCTCATCGAAATCACGCGCGACATCCTCGCGCACAAGGAAGACGGACACTACACCGTCGACATCATTCTCGATACCGCGGGGCAGAAGGGCACGGGCAAATGGACCGTGGTTGAAGCACTTGATCACGGCCAACCGTTGACGCTGATTTCCGAGGCGGTGTTTGCCCGCTGCATATCCGCGATCAAGGAAGAGCGCGTTGCGGCGGCGAAAATCCTGCATCCGCATATTGCGCAATTCGCTGGCGACAAGGCGGCGTTCGTCGAAGACCTCAAGTACGCGCTGTATGCCTCGAAAATCGTCAGTTACGCGCAGGGCTATCAACTCATGCGCGCGGCGGCCAAGGAGTACGGCTGGAACCTGAACTACGGCGGCATTGCACTGATGTGGCGCGGCGGCTGCATCATCCGTTCGGCGTTCCTTGGCAAGATTAAAGAAGCGTTCGACAAGAACCCCGGCCTTGTCAATCTCCTGCTCGATCCCTTCTTTACCGACGCCGTCACAAAGGCGCAGCCCTCGTGGCGGCGCGTCGTCAGCACGGCGGTGAACGTCGGTATCCCGGTGCCGGCGATGAGCAGCGCCCTCTCGTACTTCGACGCGTACCGAACGGGCCGTTTGCCGGCCAACCTTCTACAAGCGCAGCGTGACTACTTCGGCGCACACACCTACGAGCGCGTCGACAAACCGCGCGGCGAGTTCTACCACACCAACTGGACCGGCCGCGGCGGTACGACGAGCGCCACGACGTACGTGGTGTAG
- a CDS encoding sugar phosphate isomerase/epimerase: MNGSIHDYARVGIVHFMAYPACMGGEGPVLESVSLIANDPYFEVIEITRIKDSDTRMKVRAIAEQSRIDLCFGAQPILLGGGLDLNHADTAERQEAIDAVKSGIDQAHELGCKGVAVLSGKVTTDKQAALQRLADSLKQLAGYAKSKGLPLVLETFDQVPFGKNCLIGPNSDAVDVSKEVRREYPDFGIMLDLSHLPLQYETSAEAIKLAGDHLVHAHIGNCAMDDPAHPAYGDNHPRFGAPGTRNDVKELADYLRALLDNGYLSTKNRRILSFEVKPMAGESAEAIIAGSKRTLDRAWRLV, from the coding sequence ATGAACGGATCGATCCACGATTACGCCCGCGTTGGCATCGTGCACTTCATGGCCTACCCCGCCTGCATGGGTGGCGAGGGTCCCGTACTCGAGAGCGTCTCGCTCATCGCGAACGATCCCTATTTCGAGGTCATTGAGATCACGCGTATCAAGGATAGCGATACGCGCATGAAGGTCCGTGCCATCGCCGAACAATCCCGCATCGATCTCTGCTTCGGCGCCCAACCAATTCTTCTCGGCGGCGGACTCGACCTGAACCACGCCGATACCGCCGAGCGTCAGGAAGCTATCGACGCGGTCAAGTCCGGGATTGATCAGGCGCATGAACTCGGCTGCAAGGGCGTTGCCGTGCTAAGCGGCAAGGTCACCACAGATAAGCAAGCGGCGTTGCAGCGTCTTGCGGATTCGCTCAAACAGCTCGCGGGATATGCAAAGTCAAAAGGGTTGCCGCTCGTCTTGGAGACTTTTGATCAGGTGCCGTTTGGAAAGAACTGCCTCATCGGCCCGAATTCGGATGCGGTGGACGTTTCGAAGGAAGTCCGCAGGGAGTATCCCGATTTCGGCATCATGCTTGATCTCAGCCACCTGCCGCTGCAGTACGAGACCTCGGCGGAGGCGATCAAACTCGCCGGCGATCACCTCGTCCACGCCCACATTGGTAACTGCGCGATGGACGATCCCGCGCACCCGGCTTACGGTGACAACCATCCCCGCTTCGGCGCACCCGGAACTCGCAACGATGTAAAAGAGTTGGCCGACTACCTCCGCGCATTGCTGGATAATGGCTACCTGTCGACGAAGAACCGTCGCATCTTGAGTTTTGAAGTGAAGCCAATGGCTGGCGAAAGCGCCGAAGCGATTATCGCCGGGTCGAAGCGAACGCTGGATCGGGCGTGGAGACTCGTTTAA
- a CDS encoding DUF5615 family PIN-like protein: protein MKILADANIEGALVKWLRAKQVDVLWACELPDGTPDTALVERANSERRILLTYDRDFGDLAIRQRLAITGVVLLRFKPRKVVPRLALLQKHWPNIEQRALNHFMVVTDSTIRVRPLV, encoded by the coding sequence ATGAAAATCCTGGCCGACGCCAACATCGAAGGCGCCTTGGTTAAGTGGCTGCGCGCTAAACAGGTTGACGTGCTTTGGGCGTGCGAACTGCCAGATGGGACGCCCGACACCGCTTTGGTGGAGCGCGCTAATTCAGAGCGGCGAATCCTTCTTACGTATGATCGCGACTTTGGCGATCTGGCGATACGCCAGCGATTGGCGATTACCGGCGTGGTCCTGCTTCGATTCAAGCCAAGAAAAGTGGTGCCACGACTCGCGCTACTACAGAAACATTGGCCTAACATCGAACAGCGTGCGCTAAATCATTTCATGGTCGTTACTGACTCGACGATTCGGGTTCGGCCACTTGTTTGA
- a CDS encoding DUF433 domain-containing protein, with the protein MDWREYIEQRPDVMLGKPVIKGTRLTVELILDKLGGGVDLAELLDSYPQLRPEHVQAAQAFAADYIGFDETIWTNDRVG; encoded by the coding sequence ATGGATTGGCGAGAATACATCGAACAACGACCCGATGTCATGCTGGGCAAGCCGGTAATTAAGGGGACGCGCCTGACCGTGGAGCTTATATTGGATAAACTCGGCGGTGGCGTTGATCTGGCCGAGTTGCTCGATTCGTACCCTCAGTTGCGCCCCGAGCATGTACAAGCGGCCCAGGCTTTTGCCGCGGATTACATTGGATTTGATGAAACTATTTGGACGAATGACCGCGTGGGATGA
- a CDS encoding D-glycerate dehydrogenase — MRIFVARQVPDAGLNLLYDAFREDSVDIFPEDRIISREELLAGVKGADAILPILTDKIDGEVLDAAGPQLKIVANFAVGYNNIDVPAATARRIPVTNTPGVLTETTADLTFALILAVARRIGEGERMVRARQWSGWGPMQLLGSDVFGKTLGIFGFGRIGKAVARRARAFDMRILYTSRDPVDPELEHEFHTRPVDKATLLAESDFLSVHCPLTPETTHAIGSQEFKLMKKTAYLINTSRGPVVDEAALVDALRTGEIAGAGLDVYEHEPALHEGLYACENAVIAPHLGSATLETRGKMATIAATNIIARLRGERPPNCVNPEVLG; from the coding sequence ATGCGCATTTTCGTCGCACGCCAGGTACCCGATGCCGGTCTCAATTTGCTGTACGACGCATTCCGAGAGGACAGCGTCGACATCTTCCCCGAAGACCGCATTATCTCGAGGGAGGAATTGCTCGCGGGAGTGAAGGGTGCGGACGCAATACTGCCGATCCTCACGGACAAGATCGATGGGGAAGTGCTCGACGCCGCGGGACCGCAACTCAAGATCGTCGCGAACTTTGCAGTGGGATACAACAACATCGACGTGCCGGCGGCGACGGCGCGCAGGATTCCCGTTACCAATACGCCGGGCGTGTTGACGGAGACGACCGCCGATCTCACGTTTGCGCTGATCCTCGCGGTGGCGCGGCGCATTGGCGAAGGCGAGCGCATGGTCCGCGCGCGGCAATGGTCAGGCTGGGGGCCGATGCAGTTGCTCGGGTCGGACGTGTTCGGGAAAACGCTCGGCATCTTCGGTTTCGGGCGCATTGGAAAAGCAGTGGCTCGCCGCGCGCGCGCGTTTGACATGAGGATTCTCTACACCTCACGCGATCCCGTCGATCCAGAACTCGAACACGAGTTCCACACACGTCCAGTTGATAAGGCCACACTGCTTGCCGAATCCGACTTTCTTAGCGTGCATTGTCCGCTCACGCCTGAGACAACCCACGCGATAGGCTCGCAAGAATTCAAACTGATGAAGAAGACCGCGTACCTCATCAACACCTCGCGCGGTCCAGTGGTCGATGAAGCGGCATTGGTTGATGCTTTGCGCACCGGAGAGATTGCGGGTGCGGGGCTCGACGTTTATGAGCATGAACCTGCACTCCACGAAGGCCTCTACGCCTGCGAGAACGCTGTCATTGCGCCTCATCTCGGCAGCGCCACGCTCGAGACCCGCGGGAAGATGGCGACCATTGCCGCGACGAACATCATCGCCCGCCTGCGGGGGGAGCGCCCGCCCAACTGCGTGAACCCGGAAGTCTTGGGCTAG
- a CDS encoding IMP cyclohydrolase, translated as MYVGRIVCVGVTPSGRVCAGYRVSSRSFPNRRAVAREHSVSIIPKPGHESDVEKNPYIAYNCARIVRDGEVAVLTNGSQTDPIAQKIDAGMPVRDALALSLIALDYEHDSYNTPRICAVVDRTNQTGWLATVREDGLNVCRMPLSPRTFFYVATYEENDISEARCGAFDAETPQDACTFLLGGGIFAQRTNPVTAVAAVATYSGYSLAHQDAPVA; from the coding sequence TTGTACGTAGGTCGAATTGTCTGTGTCGGGGTAACGCCGTCGGGGCGGGTATGCGCGGGATACCGCGTGTCGAGCCGATCGTTTCCAAACCGGCGGGCCGTGGCGCGCGAGCATTCAGTGAGCATCATTCCGAAGCCGGGCCACGAGTCGGACGTCGAGAAGAACCCGTACATCGCGTACAACTGCGCACGGATCGTGCGCGACGGCGAAGTCGCCGTGCTGACGAACGGCAGCCAGACGGACCCCATCGCGCAGAAGATTGACGCGGGCATGCCGGTGCGCGACGCGCTGGCGTTGTCACTGATCGCGCTGGACTACGAGCATGACAGCTACAACACGCCGCGGATATGTGCAGTTGTCGATAGAACAAATCAGACGGGCTGGCTGGCGACGGTCCGTGAAGATGGGCTAAACGTATGCCGCATGCCGCTGAGTCCGCGCACGTTCTTCTATGTCGCGACCTACGAAGAGAACGATATCTCGGAGGCGCGGTGCGGTGCGTTTGACGCAGAGACGCCGCAGGACGCCTGCACCTTCCTGCTCGGCGGCGGCATATTTGCACAACGCACAAATCCGGTAACCGCCGTTGCTGCGGTCGCGACGTACAGCGGCTACTCGCTCGCCCACCAAGACGCGCCGGTGGCATGA
- a CDS encoding AAA family ATPase, whose translation MSVQFVRELEELIRARYSLLYLVTWEEDRARRLLIDLAANMKKYLFEWSITDGLRSMNGSPENRTSAKRLREPLAVLNEILQADVSGIYILKDFHTYLETPEIVRQLRDLASALRRSRKTVIILSPTLKVPPEMEKAITIVDMPLPSYQDLSDLLEHTIRSGEANKKFDVRLSGADRDAMVKAAMGLTLGEAENAFAHAIVLDKVLDRDDVKAVAAEKRQIIRKSGLLEFYEVTENLAGVGGMDSLKDWLCKRVRAFSPEAREYGLPQPRGILLMGVQGCGKSLLAKTISAEWRLPLLRMDMSMIFQGYIGSSEQNMRKAVQIAESVAPVILWIDEIEKAFSGVQGSGSSDAGTTARVVGTFLTWIQEKTAPVFVVATANDVQELPPELLRKGRFDEVFFVDLPGEFERAEIFAIHLAKLRREPSKFDLSVLSKSAEGFSGAEIEQAIVSAMHDSFFAGRDVTTEDILVSLRETVPLSKTMRERITDLREWARTRSRPVSTAQGGQGSVTADG comes from the coding sequence ATGAGCGTTCAATTCGTTCGAGAGCTGGAAGAACTAATCCGGGCACGGTATTCGCTGCTTTATCTTGTGACGTGGGAAGAGGACCGGGCGCGCCGGTTGCTGATCGATCTTGCCGCGAACATGAAGAAATACTTGTTCGAGTGGAGCATTACCGACGGATTGCGGTCGATGAACGGCTCGCCGGAGAACCGGACATCGGCGAAGCGTTTGCGCGAGCCCTTGGCGGTGTTGAACGAAATCCTCCAGGCCGATGTCTCGGGCATCTACATTCTCAAGGACTTCCATACCTACCTCGAAACTCCGGAGATTGTGCGTCAGTTGCGCGATTTGGCGTCCGCGCTGCGGCGCAGCCGCAAGACGGTTATCATCCTTTCGCCTACGTTGAAGGTACCGCCGGAGATGGAAAAGGCAATCACGATCGTCGATATGCCGTTGCCGTCGTATCAGGACTTGAGCGATCTGCTTGAACATACGATTCGCTCCGGCGAAGCCAACAAGAAATTCGATGTGCGCCTTTCAGGCGCCGACCGCGACGCGATGGTGAAGGCCGCCATGGGGCTGACCCTGGGCGAAGCCGAGAACGCCTTCGCGCATGCAATCGTTCTCGACAAGGTCCTCGACCGCGACGACGTGAAGGCCGTCGCCGCGGAGAAGCGTCAAATCATTCGGAAGTCCGGCCTGCTGGAATTTTACGAAGTAACGGAGAATCTCGCGGGCGTGGGCGGAATGGACTCGCTGAAGGATTGGCTGTGCAAGCGAGTGCGTGCGTTCAGTCCCGAGGCGCGCGAATACGGACTGCCCCAACCGCGGGGTATTCTGCTCATGGGCGTGCAGGGGTGCGGCAAAAGCCTGCTCGCGAAGACGATCTCCGCGGAGTGGCGGCTTCCGCTGCTTCGCATGGATATGAGCATGATCTTCCAGGGGTATATCGGCAGTTCGGAACAGAACATGCGCAAGGCGGTGCAAATCGCGGAGAGTGTCGCGCCGGTAATCCTCTGGATTGACGAAATCGAAAAGGCGTTCTCCGGTGTGCAGGGATCGGGCAGCAGCGACGCGGGTACAACCGCGCGTGTCGTCGGCACGTTCCTGACCTGGATACAAGAAAAGACCGCGCCGGTATTTGTAGTGGCCACCGCGAATGACGTGCAGGAACTGCCGCCGGAATTGCTGCGCAAGGGCCGGTTCGACGAAGTATTCTTCGTTGATTTGCCGGGCGAGTTCGAGCGCGCGGAAATCTTCGCGATCCATTTGGCGAAATTGAGACGGGAGCCGTCGAAGTTCGATTTGAGCGTACTTTCCAAATCAGCGGAAGGTTTTAGCGGCGCGGAGATCGAGCAGGCGATCGTTTCCGCCATGCACGACAGTTTCTTTGCGGGACGCGACGTCACGACCGAAGACATCCTAGTGAGTCTGCGGGAAACGGTGCCGCTGTCCAAGACCATGCGCGAGCGCATCACCGATTTGCGCGAATGGGCGCGCACGCGCTCACGGCCCGTGTCGACGGCGCAAGGCGGACAGGGCTCGGTGACCGCGGATGGATAG
- a CDS encoding tetratricopeptide repeat protein → MDRFDWLELDSTPGFAAPNSRTHAAPIEPVTMPKDAPSFYRAARGMRESGHFKAATDFYRRAVGFDDHHYDAWVELVDTLVRARRVEEADATSLEAHESHKQVRVLYASRALVLAHLGRLNEAMQFSDVSVDADQSWYARCVRGEVLLRMDVGFRGDALDLFEQATRLAQNAWEPAFLAGWVLLDAKQYALAAGYLAEAAHQHPRASLTWLCLGDCFRELKFYEQALFYYQRVTELEPSSAIAIQRQKECGPLMFGLMRAFSRDSLQKRWRREFDKLFGRE, encoded by the coding sequence ATGGATAGGTTCGACTGGCTCGAACTGGACAGCACGCCGGGATTCGCCGCGCCGAATTCCCGAACACATGCAGCGCCTATCGAGCCAGTCACCATGCCGAAGGACGCGCCGTCGTTCTACCGCGCCGCGCGCGGCATGCGGGAGTCCGGACACTTCAAGGCGGCAACGGACTTTTACCGCCGCGCGGTGGGATTCGACGATCACCACTACGATGCGTGGGTGGAACTGGTGGACACGCTTGTCCGAGCGCGTCGCGTAGAAGAAGCGGATGCCACCTCTCTTGAAGCCCACGAGAGCCATAAGCAGGTCCGGGTGCTGTACGCCTCGCGCGCGCTGGTGTTGGCGCACCTGGGCCGGTTGAACGAAGCCATGCAGTTCTCGGACGTAAGCGTTGACGCCGACCAATCGTGGTACGCGCGGTGTGTCCGCGGCGAGGTCTTGCTGCGCATGGACGTGGGGTTTAGAGGGGACGCACTCGATTTGTTTGAACAGGCGACGCGGCTCGCGCAGAATGCGTGGGAACCGGCGTTTCTGGCGGGTTGGGTGCTGTTGGATGCGAAGCAATACGCGTTGGCGGCCGGCTATTTGGCTGAAGCGGCGCACCAGCATCCGCGGGCGTCGCTTACATGGCTGTGCCTTGGCGATTGCTTTCGCGAACTGAAGTTCTACGAGCAGGCGTTGTTCTACTATCAGCGTGTCACAGAGTTGGAGCCATCGAGCGCAATCGCCATTCAACGGCAAAAGGAATGTGGGCCGCTCATGTTCGGGTTGATGCGCGCGTTTTCGCGCGATTCGTTGCAGAAGCGCTGGCGCCGTGAGTTTGACAAATTGTTTGGAAGGGAATGA
- a CDS encoding adenylosuccinate lyase, with the protein MSTEYVTPLVERFATKEMAQLWGAQKKFSTWRRCWVALAEAEQELGLPITDEQIAELRAHVDDIDFAAAEKLERELRHDVMAHVHTYGLVAPKAMPIIHLGATSCYVGDNTDLILMREGLDILLTKAVNVLKALCDFAVKWKDLPTLGYTHYQPAQLVTVGKRSCLWAQDLVFDIEDIEHTMARLRCRGVKGTTGTQASFLSLFDGDHDKVKRLEQRVSEKLGFDRAYAVTGQTYPRKVDSQVLRVLAGIGESVCKFGTDMRLLQNLKEVEEPFGEKQIGSSAMAYKRNPMRAERACALGRFLVVAPLHAELTSATQWFERTLDDSAIRRISLPEAFLAADAALNLYLSIIEAPDVYPGVIERRVRAELPFMATENILMACVKRGGDRQALHEVIRQHSQAAARKVKMEGGENDLLDRLAADARIGMSRSEMDKVLDLREFVGRAPEQVVEFLEYEAQPLLLKHAGRLGAASDVRV; encoded by the coding sequence ATGTCCACCGAGTACGTAACGCCGTTGGTCGAGCGATTCGCGACGAAAGAGATGGCGCAACTGTGGGGCGCGCAAAAGAAGTTTTCGACGTGGCGCAGGTGCTGGGTCGCGCTCGCGGAAGCGGAACAGGAATTGGGCCTTCCGATTACCGACGAGCAGATCGCGGAACTGCGCGCGCACGTGGACGATATCGATTTCGCGGCGGCGGAGAAGTTGGAACGCGAGCTACGCCACGACGTGATGGCGCACGTGCATACGTACGGGCTTGTTGCTCCGAAGGCCATGCCGATCATCCATCTGGGCGCGACGAGCTGTTACGTCGGCGACAACACCGATCTGATTCTCATGCGCGAAGGGTTGGATATCCTGTTGACGAAAGCCGTCAATGTATTGAAGGCGTTGTGCGACTTTGCCGTGAAGTGGAAGGACCTTCCCACGCTGGGGTACACGCACTACCAGCCGGCGCAGTTGGTCACCGTAGGCAAGCGTTCGTGTCTGTGGGCGCAAGACCTCGTCTTTGATATCGAGGACATCGAGCACACCATGGCGCGGCTGCGGTGCCGCGGCGTGAAGGGGACAACGGGAACGCAAGCTTCGTTTCTATCGCTGTTCGACGGCGACCACGACAAGGTGAAGCGACTCGAACAGCGAGTCTCCGAAAAACTGGGTTTCGACAGGGCGTATGCGGTGACTGGACAGACGTACCCGCGGAAAGTCGATTCCCAGGTGCTGCGCGTGCTCGCCGGAATCGGCGAGAGCGTGTGTAAATTTGGCACGGACATGCGGCTCCTGCAGAACCTGAAGGAAGTGGAAGAGCCGTTCGGCGAAAAGCAGATCGGATCGTCGGCGATGGCGTACAAACGCAATCCCATGCGGGCCGAACGCGCGTGCGCATTGGGCCGGTTCCTGGTGGTTGCGCCGCTCCACGCGGAATTGACGAGCGCGACGCAGTGGTTCGAGCGCACATTGGACGATTCGGCGATCCGCCGCATCAGTCTTCCGGAGGCCTTTCTCGCCGCGGATGCGGCGCTCAATTTATATCTCAGCATCATCGAAGCGCCGGACGTGTACCCCGGCGTGATCGAGCGCCGCGTGCGCGCGGAACTACCGTTCATGGCGACGGAGAATATTCTGATGGCCTGCGTAAAGCGCGGGGGCGATCGCCAGGCGCTGCACGAGGTCATACGGCAGCATTCGCAGGCGGCCGCGCGCAAGGTGAAAATGGAGGGCGGCGAGAATGATCTGCTGGATAGGCTCGCGGCGGATGCGCGCATTGGAATGTCCCGAAGCGAGATGGATAAGGTCCTCGACCTTCGCGAGTTCGTAGGCCGCGCGCCGGAACAGGTCGTCGAGTTCCTGGAATACGAAGCGCAGCCGCTGCTGTTGAAGCACGCGGGAAGGCTTGGCGCCGCATCGGACGTGCGGGTCTAA